The Apostichopus japonicus isolate 1M-3 chromosome 3, ASM3797524v1, whole genome shotgun sequence region TGTCTTTCAAAAGAAGGGTAGCCCCTCTGCTCTGAAAAAATTGGGGTATTAAAAGtggaaggtgctcagatgcaaTATTGtgcatattttgcaaattttgaaacaatattgaaaaattTGTGACTGTTTAGGGTGTACCGTACATACATGTTATAGATTTATACACTGATACTAAGTGTTTACTTTTTGGAATGTTCTGTCTGCCCctggagggtgggtggggggggggagggtgcagGAGTAGGACTGAACCTGAGCTTAGCTAAGGTCCCCACAGAAGGATGCATGGTTGCACCCCTATTAGTACACTAGTTAAATGTTAGCACCACTGTAGATAGATGAGATTGAGCGATAATCATTTTACGTGTAAATATTACACAGCTTGATCCAAGTGAGACGAAGATACAACCCAACTCAAACCGCAAAGTCCGTAAATGTGTTATGTGGATGTGCATTTCACAGCATCcagaaaaatgtcatttttatttcatatttttctctctCGTAGCATTGATAAAGAACCATAAACTGAAGAGCGCACAACAGGATGTTGGCAGTTCACATTCAGGACAACATGTCAGACGTCATGGACAGTCCAAATCAACTTCaacaaatcaacaaaaacaGACATTTATAGCTCCCATTGAGAGGCACACGTACAAGGAGCTGCGAACACCTAAGGTCGTTGGAGGGAAATCTCTTCTTGTTAAAGTACCTCAAGAACCAGGTCTCCACCCAGGATCAACCTCAACGAAAGGTGTCCAGGTGAATCCGATGGTGGTTAAAAGGTCCAGAACAGACTTGTCTGCTCGAGACTATAGCTTGAAAAGAAACGACTCCTACAAATGTGTGAACATTATAAATCGTCCACATCCCACAGGGAAACATCAGTCTTCATCTGCGTCGCAGAAATTGAGAAGACCAGAGAATTCAGAAGATGGCGTTCAAAACAATGCCACAAGTAGTAGCTATCGATGTGGAAAATACAGGAAATCTGCGAATATTCCCTGTCACTTAGAAGACAGGAGAAAAAGAGTTGTACTGTTGCCAGATGGAAAGTTTGCATTCAAAGGAAGCAGTTCTTTGCAAAGTCATAGGCTGCCTGGGGCCAGTGGCTTATCAAACTTTGCTCCAAGTGAACAGAAGAAACTGTCTCTGCCATCCGGTCGCTTTGATAAGATTTCTGTTAGGAGTAAACCTTTAGAAAGTAAGAAAACTTTCATCAGAACAGATTTACAATATTCAGGTGAGGAAGGTCTGCCTAATGGTGGTCAGTCAGAGAGAATCGACGCCGTTAGGACTGCGTGCATGCATTCATTGGCTGCATTAGAGGAACCAGCAGATGCAGCCAATGATGACGAGAGGGTACAAAATAAAGACTGTGAGATTGCCAGGATAAAAGCCCTAGCGGCGTACCTCGAGCAACTTGAACACAAAAGACGTGCCGCCAAGGTCGGGAAGGCTCTCGATTCCGGTGAGTTCAAAAAAAATACAACTCCGACCTCGAGTGAGGGTACACAGGGAGGAGATAAACCCATAGAAAATCcgaaaaatgttaccaaaactcAGAAAAGGGAAGTTACCAAAAATCAGAGTCTAGTCCAAGAAAGAAACCAGGAGAAGAAAAGTGGCGTAGTCGTCACTAGTTTACCGATCCAGCTCAAAACTAGTTCCTCTGTGGAACAGGTGGAtggtgaaaaagaaaagaagggtATGCGCAACGCCTCTTCGGATAATCCCGAGAGATTGGTAGCGGCTCGACAGCAGATTCAGGAATTGAGAAACGATATTAAGAGACTCGAATCTAAACTCGACACAAACGCAGTCATCGCTATGGCTAAGATCGGAGGAAAGAGACCACCGAACCATGTGATGACTACTCACGGGCAAAGTACTCTGTCGAAAGATGACAGATTAAGCAGTAACGGGAGTAGGTTCAAAATGATCAGGAAATCAAAAGTGAGGGCAAGAGAAACTGACGGTGGTCACATGTCCCACGGGGCAAACCCATTTAAGAAGGTGAAAAGTTCACAGAGTACAACGGTAGCGGGCAGTAGGAGCTTACACAAGACCAGGAGCAGGTACAAAGTCCGATCTTCTCAGATATCGCTGTCGGGAGAACGGAACGATCTCTCACAGACCGGAAAGAAAGACAGAAGAGGCGTAAGAAAGTTTACATCTGTTATTGGCCAATCGTCACCTGTCAGACCACCAAGGACAGCGAAACGTTTTGGGTATTCGCCAAATCATCACCAACAACAGGCTGCTTTTCCCAGAGCCAGAGGCTCCAATTCTCTCTACAGAACCAGACATCAATACCTAGGTAggggtctttttttttttttctttttcttttccgcAATTCCAGGTGTACATGTATGTGCTG contains the following coding sequences:
- the LOC139959918 gene encoding uncharacterized protein, whose protein sequence is MEHSKPALTQSSEEHSKLNKDFLLLTALIKNHKLKSAQQDVGSSHSGQHVRRHGQSKSTSTNQQKQTFIAPIERHTYKELRTPKVVGGKSLLVKVPQEPGLHPGSTSTKGVQVNPMVVKRSRTDLSARDYSLKRNDSYKCVNIINRPHPTGKHQSSSASQKLRRPENSEDGVQNNATSSSYRCGKYRKSANIPCHLEDRRKRVVLLPDGKFAFKGSSSLQSHRLPGASGLSNFAPSEQKKLSLPSGRFDKISVRSKPLESKKTFIRTDLQYSGEEGLPNGGQSERIDAVRTACMHSLAALEEPADAANDDERVQNKDCEIARIKALAAYLEQLEHKRRAAKVGKALDSGEFKKNTTPTSSEGTQGGDKPIENPKNVTKTQKREVTKNQSLVQERNQEKKSGVVVTSLPIQLKTSSSVEQVDGEKEKKGMRNASSDNPERLVAARQQIQELRNDIKRLESKLDTNAVIAMAKIGGKRPPNHVMTTHGQSTLSKDDRLSSNGSRFKMIRKSKVRARETDGGHMSHGANPFKKVKSSQSTTVAGSRSLHKTRSRYKVRSSQISLSGERNDLSQTGKKDRRGVRKFTSVIGQSSPVRPPRTAKRFGYSPNHHQQQAAFPRARGSNSLYRTRHQYLDRRYSMPYTVHGHRNWRGLWADSNRNSFVSRRLQHVVAHSPMLYRYSPFVGRKRLHHLGGAWRNPCVLANQLRWQAAKMPKRVYGSPLVPLYTPTRLHHHLPSRASRRWLQHSGSKHSIASGKTGNKKVMNVVKLGGVRYARRGKSLRRLSNGVDRPRTNASQQLGTNPTSLRKVTNTKIAAQQVLQRSIFYSRISKSRKRKKQEYCMFFNRFGRCNKGSSCPYKHDPDKVAVCTRFLRGTCKPTGGGPCPFSHKVSRDKMPVCRFFLRGICTQVDCPYSHVKVNNTASVCRDFVRGFCPKGEKCTQKHLLECAEFSQKGTCSRKHCPLRHKKKGRQLSTLESSNGLKMTKRMPKETKKSTGKLTKVPSIEIEKGKSSAMSSNVSFIELEKDEEEKCPEVDINSEEGTQPPLQIRPIFMK